The following is a genomic window from Bacillota bacterium.
GGTCACTGCTGGACAGTGTTCTGGGCGCCAGCGTCCAGGCCATGTATCGATGTCCGGTCTGTGGTAAACTAACCGAAAAGAGGCATCACCATGGCCAACCCACCGAACTGGCCAGGGGGCTCAATTGGTTTGAAAACGACGCCGTCAACTGGGTCTGTTCGCTGGCCGGCGGAGTGATCGCCATGGCGTTATATTTTTGGCTCTAAACTGTGAAAGGAGTTGCGTAATGCTGGAAAAGGTCCCGTATAACCGTTACTTACCGGAACTTACAACCCAACTGCCCCGGGGCGCATTTTTGACCACCAAATGGCAGAATGAGCTCAACACAATGACCATCGGCTGGGGTTCTGTCGGTGTAGTCTGGAGCCGGCCCGTTTTCACCGTGTTGGTGCGCTATTCCCGCCACACCTATTCACTCTTGGAAAAAGCGCAGGAGTTCACAGTCAGCGTCCCGCTCGCGGTGGACTTGCGCGATGCGTTGCAAATTTGTGGAACCCGCTCTGGAAGGGATATCGACAAATTTTCCGTCTGCAAACTCACAGCCAGGCCGGGGGTGACGGTTTCTACACCTGTGGTAGGCGAGTGCGAACTGCATTATGAGTGCAAGGTCATCTATCAGCAGGCCATGGAACCGGCTCTGGTGGCAGAAAAGATCGCCAACCGTTATTATCGGGAGCTGGATTATCACATCATCTATTACGGTGAAATCCAGGAATGTTATAAAACAACATAATAGTATAGAAAAACAGGGGCTGCCATCTGACAGCCCCTGTTTTTGTTCGGATCAGCGAGACTATGTAAAATTCGTTAAAATTCCGGGTCTTCTTGGGCTTTGATGTTCATCAAATCAATAACTTCACGTGGTTGCTGCGCTGCAAGCAACTGCTCCCGAAAATCATCTTCCATCAGCACCCCGGCTATTCTGGAGAGCATCACCAAGTGGTCTGTACTGGCGGCTGCTTCGGGCACTGCCAGCAGGAAAATCATCTCTACCGGTTGATCATCTAATGACTTCCATTCCACCGGCGCCGCCAATCTACCCACCGCAACAGCAGTTTCTTTAACGGCCTTGCTCTTGCCATGGGGAATGGCAAACCCCATACCAAAACCAGTGGTCTCTTCCTGTTCCCGCTTCAGCACATCCACCAGAAACAAATCGAGAGAACTGAGCAGGCCCTGTTCTTTCAATAACAGCGAAAGCTTTCTAATTGCCTCTGTACGTGTAAACGCTTTTAAGTTCAAGTCAATAAGGTTCTCATTGGTAATTTCGCGAATTGACAAAATCTATTCCCCCTCCTGCTCCCATTTTACTGCATTTGCCAATAAATTTACAGCCAATATAAGCAAAAAATCTAATCTTTGAAACCAATGGCACAAAGCAATCATAAACTGCACTATCAGATAACAGGAGGTGAGGGGAATGTTAAACAATGAAATCCTCTCGAAGCTTGCTAAGTGGACGGGGTTTGTCGGTATCATCACTCTAATCATGGGGGTGCTTCAGGTTATCACCATCGTCGGCATCATTCCAGGTGTGATTATGATTATCTTGGCAACCAAGTTACTTGCCGCAAAATCCGGTGCCCTGGCCCTTGCTGCAGACGGCGACAATTCACAAATGGAAAACATTTTCCGGAACTTGGCCGCATACTTTCATATCACCGGTATTTTGTTTATCATCAGTTTAATCATGATGCTGCTCTCGGTGCTTATAATTACTATTGTCGGCCTGATGGGCGTGCCTGAACTGCCCTGGCAAAATTATCTTCCCTATTGAGAGTCTCGGACTCTCTTTTTTTATTCATATTTTTTCTGGCCAAGTGAGGCAACTAGTACAAAAAAGCAAAAGGCACCAGCGCTGTCTTCTAACTTAGATATATGTCTTCAGGGCAACTCCCCTACCTCTGAGTCTATAATCCTTAACACAAGCGGGAATGAACACGGTGTCACCAGGCTCCAGGTCAAGGTAGATTTCCCCTGCGGCAATGTTCAGCAGTCCATCCAGCACCACCAGGGTCTCAAAACGGTTTTGTTCGCGGCTGAAATGTAATTTTTCAGCAACCACCAGTTTTTCTACGCTGAACCAGGGCGTAGCAATCAGGCGGTAAACACCATCTGTCACCGGCGCTGCAGGCAATATTTGCGGGGGGCCGGATTCTATATCTAATACTGACAGCGCTTTGTCCACATGCAGCTCCCGGGGATTGCCAGAACTGTCAGTCCGGTTCCAATCGTACACCCGATAAGTAACATCGGAACTTTGTTGAACTTCTGCCAAAACGATGCCGGCGCCAATGGCATGCACAGTTCCGGGGGGAATATAGAACGCGTCTCCCGGGTGGACAGGCACTTGGTTGAGGACGGACTCCAATTCTCCCCGCTCCAAAGCCGCGGAAAACGCCGCTTTATCCACTCCCGGCTTCACGCCCATGATTAGACGACTGCCCGGCTTAGCGCTCACGATATACCACATCTCCGCCTTACCCAGACTCTGCTCATGTTCCGCCGCAAACTGGTCATCGGGATGTACCTGGACAGAAAGATCCTCCCGGGCGCCAATGAGTTTTATCAACAGCGGAAACTTCTGCTGCAGTGGCCACCAATTGTCCCCCAACAGTTGCTGGGGATACTCTGCGACCAGTTGCGCCAGGGGCTGTCCAGCCATGCTGCCGTTTGCCACCGTTGACTGATTGCCGGGATACAAAGACAACTCCCAACTTTCACCGATGCCCTGCCCGCCTTTTCCGGGAAAGGTCTGCTCCAACCCGCCGCCCCAGGGACGTTCATTGTACACTGGTCTTAACTTCAACGGATAGAATTTCATTTGGTTACCAAATCTCCTGTCTGCAGACTTTTTACCAGTTTAACCACCTGAGGAAGCAGTAATTCATACAGCTTTTCTCCTTTGGTCCTGCTGGCCTGTCTTGCATCACCACTCATACCCTCAGGAAGCACCGCCGCTTCCATACCGGGATAGAACACTTGCGCCACGGTTCGGACATTGTTGACCGTGGCCTGCTCCATATCGACCAGGTTCTCATCAAGCGCCAAAACAAGAGAAGTCTCATCCTCGCCGCCGTGGCCTTGGGAACTACACACTCCGAGAATTTCCGGTTGGAAATCCTGCCACCAATTGATCAGCATCGCTGTCACACCCTGGTCGGCCAGACGTTCGCCAACTGTTGTCAATGCCGGGATGTTCCCACCATGGCCATTGAAAAACAACTGCTTGTCCAGCCCCCAGCGTTTAAGTTCGAGACCGATATGATACACATATTCGGCAAACACCTCGTTGGGGATGTTCAGGGTGCCGGCGAATGGCGCCAGTGACCAAGAGTGACCGTAGGTTATCTCCGGCGCAATCAGAACTTTTCCGCCCAGCTCAGCATCCAGCAACTCCATAAACCGGCGGGGTATCAACATATCTGTGCCGAGTGGACAGTGTTGTCCGTGGGCCTCAATCATGCCAATGGGTATAACCGCAGTGCTTATATCTTTCGTAGCAGCGGCAAAATCTGCCGAATTCATGTTTAATATATACATTATTTCTCCTCCTTTAGTTCGATATCTAAAAACACATGTGCTTCCCGGGCCACGCTCCCTCGTGGCTGCCAGGCAAGTGGCCGAGCAAACAGCGGTCCATCCACAACAGCCGTGTGAAACTCGCCCTGCTCACCGCAGGGATCGATACCGCAGGCAGTTAATTCCTCTATTGTTTGCCTGTCCAAAACCCGTCCCAAAAACCGTGTGTCCATCAACTCCCGATTGATAACAACAATCACCGCTTTAAATCCCGCATCGATGAACTGGTCAAGCACCTTGTCACGTCCTAGGCGCCACAAGGGCAAGAGCGCCTGAATCCCGGCCTGACGGCAGACCGATTCCTCCCACTCCCTGTGTCCGGCAATATCAATATCGCCAAACACCGCATGGGTAACACCGCATCCCGCCAGTTTCCGCAATTCATGGACAAAAACCTGCTCGTAATTATCCCAGGAAGCCGGGCACCACCGATGCTCAACATTGAGCAGGCGCGCCTGGGCCTGGAGAAAGGCCGGTTCCAGCCCATGGGACCGGGAACGGGAATTCTGCTCGTTTACCATCGTCAGCAAACATTTGGCGGTACCTCCGGCCTGGAGCGCTCGGTACAAAGCCAAACAAGAGTCCTTACCTCCACTCCAGGAACAGACAAGCTGCATCACTCCACCTCCAGTGTACGCAAGCGGTTTATAGCGGCAGCCAGTTCCAGGGGACGGGGCAAAGCCATATCGACGGGATGCTGTCCCGGAAACGGTGAGAGTGTATCCAACCCCTCCACATCCAAACGCTGAAACAGCTTCTCGCCCACAGATGAAAGCGGAGCCGATGTCCGCATTTCCCTGGCAATCAGGTGGAGCATCCGCGCCAAAGCCCGGGTCTGGCTTGGGTCTACCAGCTGTTCCACTGCACTTAGCTCAATAGTCTCCGTCCCCAAAAGGATGACATGCCTCCCCCTTGCGTCGGCCCGCTGACGTCTTCCTTTGCTGGCGTTAATTCCCCGCGGTGAGATTATCCGCCCAGAAATAGGTCCAAACTCTTTGCCTCCCTGATTACTCCTCCGGGCTGGTAAACTGGCAGCCACCTCACGGGCACGGGCAGTCACGTCCCGTGGTCGAAAAGCGTCCATCATGATGACCGTGTCAGCAATATCCAGATAATCACCGGCACCGCCAATGACCAGCACGCTGGAGACCCCATGCTGCCTGTATAACTGGTGCGCTTTATCAACAAACGGAGTAATCGGCTCCTTGTCGCGATGAATTAGGGCTTGCATCCGTGCGTCACGAATCATGAAATTAGTGGCGCTGGTATCCTCATCGATCAGCAGCAGTTTGCTGCCGACCTCCAGGGCCTCGATAATATTCGCTGCCTGGGATGTGCTGCCACTGGCATCTTCGGTGTAAAAGCCACGGGTAGATTTACCCCCAGGTAAATCAGAAATAAAGGGCGAAATATCGACCCGGGCAACCCGACGCCCGTCCTCAGCCCGAATCTTCACCGCTGTCGCATCATCGCGCCCATCCCCCAAAACATGATTATAGACGCCCCGCTCCAGTGCATGGAGCAGGGTGCTCTTGCCATGATAACCACCGCCAACTATCAAAGTTATGCCCTTCCTGATAGCTAGGCCGTTAATTTTTTCGCCTGTGGGCAGCGAGATTGTGGCAGTCAGTTCCGGCGGCGCCTCAAACGGGACAACACCCTTTCCCTGCACTGGCAAATCACTGACACCGCTTCTCCGGGGAAGGACAGAACCATTGGCAACGAAGGCAACCAAATCATTTGCAGCCAGATACTCCCGGATTGCCTGCTGGCGGTCGGCCAATTGGAGTTGGGCATGCAGGGCAGCAGGCGAAAACCCGTCGATTACTTTATTTAATACATCGGGCAGGCGCTGACAGAGCATGGTTTCGGCCTGACGCCCCAGAACTGTCCGCCCCCGGGCTGGTAATCCCGCAGAAAGCCGGATTTCCAATCCCCCAGTCCGGGCCCGCACGCAAGTGCGCTCTAGAACCGCTTGTCCGGGAGCATCAATGGTCAATTGGCCACTGTTACCGGTGCCACCGGCGGTCCCAAACTCCTTGAGGGCATCGGCCACTGACCGGGCAAAGAAATCTTCGCAGGCAATTCGACGCTGATATGTACTAATCCAGTCTTGTTTAACAGCGAACCGTTCCCTGGGGATGAAAACCCGCAACCGGGAAGGGTTTGCAAAGGGATCTGGCTGGACATAGTCAATAAATAGCTGCCAGCCGGGGTCCTGGTAATTCCCAGTAAGCTCCTGATACGCCTTATAGCCCCGACGATCAATTTTTTGCAATTTTTCCTTTAATAATTTCAGAACAACCACCCCATATCAATAAAAATCCATGGTAATAATTTTGTGTTGGCAACAACGACGAAACCTGTTAAGATTGTCTGCTGTAGTAATCATACCAAAAAACACATGAGAGGGTGAAGGATATGAAAGCTCTGCGTTGGATTTTTGTTGTCATCGCCGCGCTTGCGTTTTTAACCACGGGCTTTCAGTCCGTACACGCCGACGCGCTGCCGCAGGTAAAAGCAGAAGCTGCTATCTTGATTGATGCCGAATCAAAGATTGTTTTATATGAAAAAAATGCTGACAGAAGAATGTATCCTGCCAGCACTACCAAAATAATGACCGCACTGCTCGCCATTGAATATGGGGAGCTTGACGAAATCATCACCATCGGCGAAGAAGTCACCATGATTGGCTGGGATTCCAGTCGCGCCCATCTGCAACCGGGCGACCAGCTAAGCCTGGAAGACTTACTCTATGCAATGATGTTGCCTTCGGGCAACGACGCCGCTTACTCGATTGCAGTGCATATCGTCCGGAAGACTGCGAAGCAGCCGCAGATGCCTGCCGCCACTGCCCTGAACCAGTTCGCTGATTTGATGAACGAACGGGCTGAAATTCTAGGCGCTGCTAACACAAATTTTTCAAACCCTGACGGCTATCCCCATCCCAATCACTATACGACCGCATACGACCTGGCTTTAATTCAGGCAGAGGCGATGAAATACAGTGAATACAGCAAACTGGATTCTGTCAGCCAATATACTCCGGAAACCTGGAACAGCGATAACATGCGGACATGGAGAAATACAAACTTCATGTTGAATACCGGTTCTGGCTTCTATTATGACAACGCCATCGGCGGCAAAACCGGCTATACCGTTCCTGCCGGCTTCTGCATGGTTGCCACCGCCTCCGCTGACGAGATGGATTTGGTAGCCGTTGTCCTAAAAACCGATGCCGATGGTCGGTGGCAGGACAGCCGGAATTTATTGGAGCATGGTTTTTCCAACTTTCGCCATCACGTGCTGAGCAAGCAAGGGGAACGACTAGCCATGATCAATGCTACTGCCGGTGGCAGACGTGATCTCATCGGACTACGGCCCAAGGACACTATGGCAACTGAATTAGAACACGGAAACATTCCAGCAGTTGAAACAGAAATTCTACTGGATCCGGAACTAAAAGATCCTAAGAGCGACGTGCCAACCCTCATTGCGCCGATAGATGAAGGCCAAATCGTTGGTGAAGCCGTGTTCAGACTGAAAGGTGAAGAATTGGAGCGGGTTGAACTAATAGCCGACCAGAAATTCCCGGCCGCAAGCTGGTTGCAACGTATCTTCCCCTGGTTTCGGGTATAAAGGCACCTATGGTGCCTTTTTTTTTACATTAGTTGTAAGCAATTTTTTGTTGGCAGCACAGGGCTACTGCTGTACAATAGAGAAGAACATCCCTTGTATAAGGAGTTTAAGACGATGCAGAAAATCCACTTGTATTTACTCATAATCCTTTCAGCCATGTTCATTATTTATCCAGCTCAAACTAACGCTGCTCCCGAACTGGAAGCGGAAAGCGCCATCCTCGTCAATATGAACACAGGTGCAGTCCTTTTTGAGCAACGGGCAGATGAGATCATGTATCCCGCCAGCACAACCAAAATCATGACTGCCCTGTTGGCTGTCGAGTACGGCAAACCCGACGAGCTGGTTACTGTCGGCACTGAAGTGTTGACTATCCCTTTAAGTGCCAGTAAAGCTGGAATTCTGGTTGGCGACCAGATTACCATGGAAGAACTGCTTTATGGCCTGATGCTGCCCTCCGGAAACGATGTTGCTTACACCATTGCCATTCACTTAGCCCGTTCGCTTGGCGATCCAGAACTTAATCGCGCTGAAGCAATTGAGTTTTTCACCGAAATGATGACAGAGCGGGCCAGAGAACTGGGCGCTACCAATACCAATTTTGCCAATCCCGATGGATTTCACCACCCAGATCATTATTCTACCGCCCGCGACATGGCCCTTATAACCAAAGCCGCAATGGAGCACCCTCTGTTCCGGGATGTAGTTGGGACCGGTCACCATACGCCAGAAAATTGGACAGGCCCGGAGGTTCGCCCCTGGGGCAACGGCAATCAATTGATCCGCTCCCATTACACTAACTACTACGAAAAAGCAACCGGCGGTAAAACTGGCTATACACCACAGGCAGGATTCACTCTGGTTGCCACGGCCCAGCAGGATGCAATGGAACTGGTATCAGTTGTCTTAAATACCACCCGGGAGGGCCGCTGGTCCGATTCGGTGCGACTGTTGGAATATGGATTTGAAAACTACACTTACTTATCGCTGCTCTCAGATAACCAAATGGTCGCTCGCCTGCCGGTCACCAATCAGGCCCCCGGTGAACCGAATACAGTGGATATCATTGCTGCAGAAGGATTTGACACGGTGCTTCCGGTCCAAGACCAGGAAGTTAAAACCACACTCAATTACAATAGTGAATTTCTTGACGAAGATTCTGAGCGCTTAAAAGCTCCGCTCACCGCGGGCCAGATAATTGGCGAGCTAGTACTAAGCGTAAATGACCAGGAGCTGCATCGAACAAGTCTATTGGCGGAAAGAGAAATTGCAGCTTATCCCTGGTGGCGACGTTTGTTTTTTCCTGGCGCCGCAACATTTGTTGGCACCGGCCTGATCTTTATTCGGCGCCGAACCCGCCGGGCACGTCGCTCCCGCTATCGTTCCCGCTACTTGGTCCACAGATATTAAAAGGGGTCGCATATTGGTGCGAACCCCTTTTTTGATGATTATGTTTCCAGCGTCGCTTCCTGCATTTTGAGTCTGCGTTCACTCAGCCGCACCAAGAGAATTCCAAATTCAAACAACACCAACATCGGTAAAATCATTAGAATTTGGGAGACCACGTCTGGAGGTGTTATCAATGCCGCCAGAATCACAATAATAAGGATGGCGTATTTACGTCCTGACCGAAGAAATCGAGAGGAAACCAGGCCCAATGCCCCCAGCACCCAAAATACCAGTGGCAACTGAAACACCAAACCGAAGGCCAATAAAAACCCTGAAGTAAAAGAAACATAATCGCTAACGGTATACCAAGGCAATAATTGTTCGTGGGCAAAACTGGCAAAAAAATCAAGCGCTATTGGGAAGACCAAGAACCATGCAAAGGCAAGCCCCCCGATAAATAAAAAGAACATCATTATCGTCGCAACAATTAACACTAGTTTTTCCCTTTTTGAGAGGGCAGGCAGCAAAAAAGCCAGAACTTGATAGAAAATCATCGGTGTAGAAGCCATTATCCCTGCCAGCAGACCCAAGCGAATATGTGCAATAAACGCCTCTGAGGGGCGAATATAAATAAGCACATGCTCCATGGCTAACACGTCTAACAGCCGGGGAGCAAACACAAATCCGACGATAGAAGCAAGCACCACGAAAATTGCCACCCTGATAAGTCGGCGGCGCAATTCTGTAAAATGCTCCATAATAGTCAATGGCTGATTAGCGCCCATAACTCTCCCCCCCGACATACCGATCTATTCGGCTGCTAACTGTCGTCACCCTCAGTTGAAGCTTTTTCTCCCTTGGAAGCAAATTTAAACTCACCAATCGCTTTACCAAAGGCTTGTCCCACTCGGGGCAACTTAGAGGGGCCGATTATCAACAAAATCACTGCAAAAATAATAATTAGTTCCAATGGCCCTGGCCTACCGCCAAACATCTAATCACTCCTAATTATTGTTAATAATTTCACTTACCAATATTTTCATTATATCCCCTCATGTGCAAAAAAAGCAAGCCAAAACTGCAGATAAGTCAGAAAATGCTTGCTTAATTCAACCTGAGCTACAGGATGCCTCGAACATATTCAATTGTTTATAACCCCCGTAAGTCTGAACCAACAAACCTTGTTCCAGTTCTGCCTGCTCTACGGCCATGCCATCGGCCTGTATGTGCTTAACACTTATATCCAATCTAGAAAGCTCGATTGGAATTGCCAAAAACCGATGACAGCGCAGTGGATCCTGCTCAGTGCATAACAAACTGACCCTAAAGCCGGCAGCAATTGTTTTCTGTATGGTCTCCAGCCCTTGGGCTTTAATTTTATAATTGCTATCGCTGTCAACTTGGAAAACTTTCGCGCCTAACTCACGGCCAAGCCAGCGATAGCCGATGCCGGCTTCTGCGCATAGGCGTGTTAAGATTTCACGATTAAAATGACGGACATAGCCGCTGTATGGAAGAGAGCGAACATCCAGCAAATAGTTGACACCATGGGCGGCCAGCAAAGACTTAAACTTCTCAAAACTATGGTTGGAATGGCCGATTGTAAAGCATTGCATCTCCCCACCCCCGCAAACACTCGTTCGCCATAATTATACCGCACATACGTTCGGCAATCAACCCCGTTGGGTTCGCAACCGCAAGAGCAGCCGAATTACCAACCCGATAATTATGCCCAGTCCCACCAATATCGCCACGGTTTGAAACGGATTGTACCACCAACGCACCCGGAGCCACAGCTGCGGGAAAGCGAGCAAATCTCTCCAGGTCCACGCCTCTTCTTCGCCGACAGCCAGGGTATATCTGCCGCCTTCGGCTTCTGGATTATACACAAGCAGATAATAATCACCCGGACCCAACGTTATCCGCTGCTCCTGACGTATCCAATAGCGGGTCTGGGTAAAGGGCTCAAAAAAAGTCCGTTGAATCTGGGTCGGCAGAAAAACTTCAACCCCGTGACCTTGGAAGACTGCACCGGGAAAATCCGGTGGCGCCTCACCAAGTCCGGGGCCAACCAACGCAAATGCTGGCGCAAAACCTGTTTCTGGTTTTAATGTGGGTATTGTCATTTGTGCATAGAAATCTAATTGTTCTTCAGCAGTAAAGGTGTAATAGTCTACCGCACCTGGCGTCAATTCGGCATAAATTGCCCAGGAAATCAGAGGATCATTAATCGCTATCGCTTCGCTGGGACAAGAATTCTCAACTGCAAAAATTGGCCGATGAGCGACTGCCCTTCCCGGAACCAGCAAAATAATAAGCACGAGACACAAACTTACAATAAACCGTAGCATGCACATCACCCCGAGTAGTTTCCCCCTGGAAAAAGAATAATAACAAAAAAGGGCCTAAAAGGCCCGAAAAAGGATTATTGTTCCTCCAAAGTCCACTTCTTGTCGGTGGATTGTTTTATGTACATCCGCAGAATTTCTCCACATTCAAGACATAAATCGCAGTAAGTCCTGGCGACCGAGGTCAGGAAGGTTGCCTTGTACTGGGGGCCAATATAACCGGCGCCCGAGGTCTGCCCCATGATAATCCCCTGTTTAATATTCCCGCTGCCACACTGCTTGCACTCCATTGTCAACACCCCCTGAAAATGATATAACTTATGGCCTAATTCGCTACTAGCGCACAAAACCCCTTTATAGAAGCATTTAGGTGTTCAAGAACTAACAGAGACGCCCCAGATGGAGCGCCCCCGTTTCTATCATTGTATAGCTCAATCTGTGATGCTGACGATACCGGCGGTATAGTTTTCCAGGCTTAGCACCAAATGTCCCGGCACACCAGGATCGCCCCATTCAATCTTGTCTCCATCCACCCGTCCGGTCCAGGCAACAATAAGTTTTTTTGACAAACTGAGAGTGTCTAAGTTTGACCATAAATCAAGTTCTAATTCCGGCAGCAACAGTAATTCGATATTATCCAGGGCTACTACAGATTGGGCATGAGATTCTACTAAATCTTTGAGAATTTCCGGAACCTTTCCGGCACGTTCCTCCCGGGGAACGGGCATTAACTCCCGGGCCACTTCCTTGCCCACATTGATGATGCCAACACCGGGCAATTCTCGTAACTTTCGGCTTTTACCGCAGCCAGGCGGGCCGACCAGCAACACAAGATTGTGGTCAGCAAGTAAAGAGTCGGTGAGATTATCCTGCAACTTTTCCGGGTTCAAGCCACAACCACCTCCCTGATTTGTTACTATCACAATTCGCCTCCCGCACGCCTTTTTCCTGTTTACGTCAGAGATTTAGTGAAATAAATTTTTTACTGGTACTCATTCCACACCCCGGGAGCGGGGTCATTGGTCTCAACAGGAAGATGTTGTAAATCCCAGAAGAAGTAGCGGTTGCGGTCTGCCCCCACCACTTCCTCCCAATCTGCCCGCCGGTAAACAGCTTCATCGGTGGTCTTGTGCATGTACAGCACGTACACAACGGCCTGCTTATCCGCTTCATCCTTGCGCAGTACCCGGCCGATTGTCTGGATTCGCTGCCGAACCGAAGCGCTGGAGGCAACAACAATCCCCACATCTGCCTTGGGCACATTAAAACCTTCAATCAAAGTTCGAGCTGAGACAATTATCCGGGCCGCGCCGGTCCGAAACGCCTCGATATTCTGTCTACGTTCACCGGGCGCGAGTCCGCTATGCTCCAGCACTACCCGATAGCCGTCTGCCTGCATTTGACGATAGATTTCCTCAACTTCTTCAATTGTCTCATGAAACAAGATCACACGGGCCTCGGGATTGATGGTAAAGGTCGACTTGAGGATTTTTTGCACCGCCTGTTCCCGGGCCTCAGCCTTAAATAACAGATGCTTGCGGACTATACTCAGCCCCAAATAGCGTTGGGCAACAGCTCCAACTTCTGAATCCTCGCTGTTGGCCTGCCTTTGCACCCAGCCATGGAACTGTTTTTGCTCCCGCTTGCCAAACTGCTGCTTCAGTTTGCGACGCAGATCGTGAATTTGCCGGGTCAATTGCTGATATTCTTCGGCCTCTTCAACGCTGAGGGGAAGGGCGTAATGCCTGACTTCAAAATCCGGCAGCAAGCCGGCACGACTGGCTTCAGAATAATTCATCTTGTAGATTATCGGACCCAGTTCATGCCCCAGAACCGTTTGCGAGTAGTTCTCTTCACTCTCTGAACGCTCTGGGGTTGCCGAGAGGCCCAAACTGTATGCTCTGTGTGTCTTGAAAACACGCTGAAAACTTGGCGCCCCCGCCCGGTGACATTCATCCACAACCAGCAAAAGGTGTTCCCCGGTCCCGGCATCAACTAACTCAGGAAGCTTGGCTGCGGCGCTGTTGATTACGCATATTAAAACTTTAACCTCACCGTCAAAGCTGTTCGAGCGCCCTGCCCCCAGGATGCCAATCTCCCCCGGCGTTAAGTCCAGACGCTTCTTCAACTCCTTGCGCCATTGCCGGACCAAAACCTTGGTCGGCACCACCACGGCAACCCGAAGCTTAGGGTCAGTTTCCTGCAAACGGTCAATTATTGCCAGGGCACAAAGGGTTTTGCCCACACCGGTAACAACCTTAATAGTTCCCTGCTTCTGCGATAGCCACTTTTCTGTTGCCTCCGCCTGCCAGGGATAGAGCTCAACCCGCTTCAGTTCTCCCCATTTTCTCTGTCCTTCATCCTTCTGCACTGCATTACCTCCCGCAATCCTTGTCCTGCCACTAGTATTACCAAAAAAAGAGCGGAACCGCTTAATCAGTTCCACTCTTTAATATTAGCCGGACAATCGGGTTAACTGCCCGATATCATCGGGTTGAACATCGGCATCGGCAATGATATTTGCCTGCTCTGCTCCACACGTAATACAGCGGTGGACTATTTGCCAGCCTTTTTTTGGATTGTGGCGCACCGTAAGCGGCTGCATCAGCCCGCGGCACTGGTTTTTTCGGTCTCCCGGCAAGACGTCCACGTGTTTGGAATGCAAACAAAAGGGACAGTGATTGCGGTAGCTGCCATTGTTTAGGGGCAGAACTTCCGCACCACACCATTCACATATAAAGCCAGTATTTTCTTGAATTCTGCTCATACCCGTCCTCCTTGATTTTTAGTTAATCAAGGAGTTGGGTTCCGTTTACTCTTCCACAGGGTACCAGGCTTGGCAGACCAGGGACTAATTCACCGCCATTCCTCTTGAGACAGCGATTACTTCCAATTCCATCTTCATCGGGGCATATTCCATCCCCAAATCCGGACCACGACCGGTTT
Proteins encoded in this region:
- a CDS encoding ATPase; translated protein: MKLLKEKLQKIDRRGYKAYQELTGNYQDPGWQLFIDYVQPDPFANPSRLRVFIPRERFAVKQDWISTYQRRIACEDFFARSVADALKEFGTAGGTGNSGQLTIDAPGQAVLERTCVRARTGGLEIRLSAGLPARGRTVLGRQAETMLCQRLPDVLNKVIDGFSPAALHAQLQLADRQQAIREYLAANDLVAFVANGSVLPRRSGVSDLPVQGKGVVPFEAPPELTATISLPTGEKINGLAIRKGITLIVGGGYHGKSTLLHALERGVYNHVLGDGRDDATAVKIRAEDGRRVARVDISPFISDLPGGKSTRGFYTEDASGSTSQAANIIEALEVGSKLLLIDEDTSATNFMIRDARMQALIHRDKEPITPFVDKAHQLYRQHGVSSVLVIGGAGDYLDIADTVIMMDAFRPRDVTARAREVAASLPARRSNQGGKEFGPISGRIISPRGINASKGRRQRADARGRHVILLGTETIELSAVEQLVDPSQTRALARMLHLIAREMRTSAPLSSVGEKLFQRLDVEGLDTLSPFPGQHPVDMALPRPLELAAAINRLRTLEVE
- a CDS encoding mannose-6-phosphate isomerase; translated protein: MKFYPLKLRPVYNERPWGGGLEQTFPGKGGQGIGESWELSLYPGNQSTVANGSMAGQPLAQLVAEYPQQLLGDNWWPLQQKFPLLIKLIGAREDLSVQVHPDDQFAAEHEQSLGKAEMWYIVSAKPGSRLIMGVKPGVDKAAFSAALERGELESVLNQVPVHPGDAFYIPPGTVHAIGAGIVLAEVQQSSDVTYRVYDWNRTDSSGNPRELHVDKALSVLDIESGPPQILPAAPVTDGVYRLIATPWFSVEKLVVAEKLHFSREQNRFETLVVLDGLLNIAAGEIYLDLEPGDTVFIPACVKDYRLRGRGVALKTYI
- a CDS encoding diphthine--ammonia ligase is translated as MQLVCSWSGGKDSCLALYRALQAGGTAKCLLTMVNEQNSRSRSHGLEPAFLQAQARLLNVEHRWCPASWDNYEQVFVHELRKLAGCGVTHAVFGDIDIAGHREWEESVCRQAGIQALLPLWRLGRDKVLDQFIDAGFKAVIVVINRELMDTRFLGRVLDRQTIEELTACGIDPCGEQGEFHTAVVDGPLFARPLAWQPRGSVAREAHVFLDIELKEEK
- a CDS encoding creatininase family protein is translated as MYILNMNSADFAAATKDISTAVIPIGMIEAHGQHCPLGTDMLIPRRFMELLDAELGGKVLIAPEITYGHSWSLAPFAGTLNIPNEVFAEYVYHIGLELKRWGLDKQLFFNGHGGNIPALTTVGERLADQGVTAMLINWWQDFQPEILGVCSSQGHGGEDETSLVLALDENLVDMEQATVNNVRTVAQVFYPGMEAAVLPEGMSGDARQASRTKGEKLYELLLPQVVKLVKSLQTGDLVTK
- a CDS encoding flavin reductase family protein; translated protein: MLEKVPYNRYLPELTTQLPRGAFLTTKWQNELNTMTIGWGSVGVVWSRPVFTVLVRYSRHTYSLLEKAQEFTVSVPLAVDLRDALQICGTRSGRDIDKFSVCKLTARPGVTVSTPVVGECELHYECKVIYQQAMEPALVAEKIANRYYRELDYHIIYYGEIQECYKTT
- a CDS encoding PTS mannose transporter subunit IIAB; the encoded protein is MREITNENLIDLNLKAFTRTEAIRKLSLLLKEQGLLSSLDLFLVDVLKREQEETTGFGMGFAIPHGKSKAVKETAVAVGRLAAPVEWKSLDDQPVEMIFLLAVPEAAASTDHLVMLSRIAGVLMEDDFREQLLAAQQPREVIDLMNIKAQEDPEF